TCTATCAggtttcctttttattccttaGGAACCCCAATGATACATCAATATTTGCTGAATTTGCTGAGTTTACATCAACTCCTTGCAGTATAAATCCCagtttttataattaaattcCATATATCCTCAGTATTTACTACCCTGACATTTTTTCCCGCCAATGACTTCACTGGCCTCCTCCTTTAAActgtttagaaattaaaaaaaaaaaatctattattttttcctttattaaaaaacaacccataaacaaaacaaagacctcCTGAACACTGGCTCCATTGTTATTTTCTGCAACATCTTTATAAACCTACCAATTTGAAATTAGCATTACCTCAGTtggctcaggttttttttactgttcctAGGGAAAGAATAACTGAGATTTTATTAGTAGCACTGGTAGCAAAAGAGCTTTGCAGGGGGATGGTAAAACAAGGGCAGATATACCGGACTACCAAAGAGGCTCATTAATATCTCCCTGATATACATTCGGGAAGTCGAGATCCTTTAGGGCAATCTCCCAGATGTTATTACCTTGTTAATACACCATGTAAGACTCCGAGTTCATGCTCtgaggggacacacacacacataaatgaAGTTTTCCCGCtttcccacctggctaccctCACACCGAGGGATGAGGGCAGTATGCCTCCATCCCTGACCCCTTCTCACCCCTTCGACCAAGGCGATGCTCCCGGGAACCCCTCTGGCAGGTATATTTTACGCCATCTACACACACATCAACACACACATTTCTCCCCCTCCAGCGCCCGGCCCTGTGGAGCCTGCAAGGGAGGGACGTTTGCTCGAGGGTGGGGACCGCTGTCCCTCCAGATTCCCCGGCTCCTTTGGCATGGCCTGAGCCAGGGCATTGCCAGCCGGGGGCGAAAGCTGAAGGGGCCACAGCCTCCTACCTCGCCGGATCTAGGGAACCAGACGGGGCTTACCAAGGCGGCCGACCCACTAAGCGCCCCGACGGGACCCGGTGTGCGGCTCCGTTGCTAAGAGACACCGCCCATGCGCACCCAAAGCGAGCGGGCGGGATGAAGAAGATCCGCTCTGATTGGAGGAATCTGACTGTCACTCACGGCGTTACTTCCGGAGGAGTGGATGGGCCGGGCCGGGTCGGTGATCACCGGCGCCATGGGAATCCCTGGTTTGACCGGCTTCGTGGAGGAGCGTGGGGTGTTCTTCACCGAGCTGCGTGTGCGGGACACCAAGCTGGTCATCGACGGGAGCAGCCTCTACCACCGCCTGTGCTTCGCCTCCGCTACCGACTTCCGCCGCGGCGGCGACTACGGCCTCTTCGCGGCGGCCGTGGGCGACTTTTTCGGCAGCCTGCGGGCCTGCCGCGTCTCCCCCTTCGTGGTGCTGGACGGTGGGCGCGGCGCCGACGACAGGAAACTGCCCACGCTGCGGGGCAGGGCCGCCGAGAGGCTGCGGGCTGCCCACGGGCTCTCCCGGGGTGAAGGCGGCTGCCTGGTGCCGCTGCTGACCCGTGAAGCCTTCGTGCAGGCGCTGGGCCGGCTGGGAGTGCCCTTCGTGCAGTGCTTCGCCGAGGCAGACCGGGAGATCGCCGGGCTGGCCAACCGCTGGGGCTGCCCCGTCCTCTCCCTCGATAGCGACTTCTTCGTCTTCGACCTGGCCGGGGGTTACTGTCCGCTGAGCCACTTCCAGTGGCGGAGCGTCTGCCCGGGAGAGGGGCCGCGGGGCTGCTACGTGCCCGCTCGCTGCTTCTCCGTGGAGAAGTTCTGCGGGCATTTCGGACCTCTGAAGAAAAGCCTCCTCCCGCTCTTCGCCGTCATGAACGGGAACGACTATGTGGATCTGGCGGCTCTGGAGGGATTCTTCTGCAAAGTGCgcttggggaagggggggaaacTGGGGAAGCACGCCCGCCTCCAGGGGCTTCTGAACTGGCTGTCGCAGTTCGCTGAGCCCGGCGAAGCTGTAGACCATGTGCTGAAATACCTCAAGAAACACgagagagaagaaataaggGACCTTCTATGCACTTCGATGGAGGATTACGCTCCGTCTGACGTGAATCTTGAAGACTTTTTTCAGAATGGAAAGTATGAATGTGAGGCTGCCAGCAATGCTGACTTACCGCAGTGGGTACTTGATGCTTTGGCAAAAGGTAAGCTGGCCCCCTTCATCAGCGATGCCCTGATACTAAGGAGTACTTTCCTCCACGTTCAGGTGGAGAACATGCAGAGACCTAGTGCACATAGCACAGCTTTGCCTATTCGACAAGTTATCTATGGACTTCTGCTGGAAACACCTCAAAGTACTGAAGCTGCTTCTCCAAGTAAGCAGACCCACGAGCTGCCAGTTGTATGTGAATTTGATAGACTCCaaaagacacttaaaaaaatatttgttcaagCAGCAAGCTTACCCACAGATTTGTGTGATGATCATTTTCCTTTGGACAAGTTAATGGAGGTAAATGGTTGTCACAGCAGATCACAGTTAACAGTGTATAACAACTGACAAAAAAATAGTTTGGACCTAGGTTTGCCCACTGGTTGCTAAGTGTGATGCCTGAACTAAGCCACCTCAGTAATTTCTTACTACAGAGGTACCTACTGGGATCTGAGCTTCCCTGTGATACTTGAGAAGCTACACAGATTGCCTTTACCTTCTTCCCACCCTGCCCCCAGGTGTACCAAGACAAATTATATGAAAAGTGGTCATGTGTATATGTAGTATTACCTACATTTTCCATTCTAAGCCCTTCTTTTCATAGTATGTATTGTTCACACTGACACTTTCTTTTATAAGTATATAAAGGAACTGAATTTCATGAAGTTTAGACATGTGCCATTTAAAActacaaaatttaatttatatttgatCAAGCTACGGATGTTTCAGAGCAATGGTCTGAAACAAAATCTGACCCGCGCATTTTTACTAAAAATCACCGTTATTTCATGTATGAATCTTGCAGCTGTCCAGCAATATTACCTGCCACGAGTATGCATCCTGCTAACGTGGACCCCTGCTGCTTGACTGACAGAACTGCacctgaaaaacagcttttaatcAAAGGAAAGTTGTGCTAGGTTAGTTCTAGTCGCCATTAGCAATTCcgtatatttaaatatttaaatttattttatttaaacttatttttaaatttaaacttattttaaatttacatt
This DNA window, taken from Calypte anna isolate BGI_N300 chromosome 2, bCalAnn1_v1.p, whole genome shotgun sequence, encodes the following:
- the ASTE1 gene encoding protein asteroid homolog 1, coding for MGIPGLTGFVEERGVFFTELRVRDTKLVIDGSSLYHRLCFASATDFRRGGDYGLFAAAVGDFFGSLRACRVSPFVVLDGGRGADDRKLPTLRGRAAERLRAAHGLSRGEGGCLVPLLTREAFVQALGRLGVPFVQCFAEADREIAGLANRWGCPVLSLDSDFFVFDLAGGYCPLSHFQWRSVCPGEGPRGCYVPARCFSVEKFCGHFGPLKKSLLPLFAVMNGNDYVDLAALEGFFCKVRLGKGGKLGKHARLQGLLNWLSQFAEPGEAVDHVLKYLKKHEREEIRDLLCTSMEDYAPSDVNLEDFFQNGKYECEAASNADLPQWVLDALAKGKLAPFISDALILRSTFLHVQVENMQRPSAHSTALPIRQVIYGLLLETPQSTEAASPSKQTHELPVVCEFDRLQKTLKKIFVQAASLPTDLCDDHFPLDKLMEVPTSCRQMLLFRTLGVKINFLESIPSHLQLPVAVTCYWIRCSEPKVKLHQLKALLLMIVFEELHRIINDPDPIVVHAEDDSTAYNEFLKWKEKKLQYKDFDLDAAHSFCQWQCCLQMGLYLNQLLCTPLSEPDLRRLYSGTLVHRLYQELKSTPSVENLFSSSPKMTRLYQALLNTVESTVPPDFFQKMIKPKSESCKKKKASKKKKKAVRYAVAEAQHFCSGNRFASLGVDD